The following is a genomic window from Saccopteryx bilineata isolate mSacBil1 chromosome 4, mSacBil1_pri_phased_curated, whole genome shotgun sequence.
TCGCTGACATCGGGAGGCGGCTGGGCCATGGCGCTCGGTACGGATCAGCGGTAGCGAGGACAGCAAGAATCTGCTGCAGAACAGAGCACCAGCCTCTGCCACCAGGACAAGCGGCGCACTGGTAACGTCACCTTTGGGCACCCGCTGGGCACAGGGACACGAAGGCCCCGCCCATCGCCGCCACCCCTCCCACAAAGGCCCTTGCTCCTCCCAGAACCACCGCCCACCCCGCTAGCCCCACCCACAGTTGCCGCCCAGCTTGTTCCAGGACTTCTCGCCCCTGCAGCCCGCACCTCCTGCTTGGACTTGGGGAAGGCTGGTCTGTCCCAGATCCGTGGCGGGCGCAAGCGCAGTGCTGCAGGCGGATGGATATTCGTGGCTGAGGCCAGAGGAGCTGGACTCCAAACTGTCTACAAGACTAAGACCTTTTCACGAGTTTGGGTGTCAGTACCGAAGTCGGAGTAAACTGGACACAGCGGAGACTCGGTTCTCCGGTTAAGGTCAGGCTCGCGGGCAGGCCCACGGCCCCTTACCTTCCCACACGGCCGCTGGCCCAGCTGTGCATTTAAAACACTGGTTGGGAGGTGCTCATCATTTAAATGCCCTTGCCTCCCAGACAGCTCCCTTTCGTGTTGCATAACCatcaggaagaagagaggagactCCGGGGCAGGAAAGCCAccgaaaaagagaaaggactttgCTCCAGTGCCATTCCCAAAATGACCCGTTCTGAGGGTGATAAATGTCAGGGCAAGAACCAGGCCATCCGTCATCAAGAaggcaaaatgaataaaacaaggaCCAAGTCAGCCTCCGCAGATGTAATGATGTGCAGTGTCCAGTACCTGTCTCAACTGAGCAGGGACCCCTGGGGACTAGGGGTGAGGGGTGAGACGTATGGTGTCAATATGAACTCAATATAAAATCAAGTGTACACCACGCAGCAGCGGCTACATAAAGCCCTGAAGGTATTCTCAGCCACCACTTCTCCAGCCAGCTCTTCCTGCCACCCTCCAGTCCTGCCCAAGGCAGGCAGCTCCCCCAAAAGAATGACCCAGTGGGGGCTGGGACAGCACCAGCTTCAGGGCTCAGCTTGGATTCCCCCAGATTTCAGGTTGGAGGTCACTGGACCTCTGCCTGAGTCTTACTTTGAACAGTTGTTGATCCCCTACTGGTGTGTGGGTTGGTAAACTGCATTTCTAATAGCTCAGCAGCCATCTGAGGGCAGTGCAAATCCATGGCAGGAGTGGGGActggcttgcttgaagcccaGCCCAGGAACCTTTGAACCAGCCCAGGCCTTCTTTTTACAACTGATGCTGATAACAGGCAGTTGGGCCAGGATGTAAACAATTTGGAGGAGCTGTGGCGCCACTGCCATCCACATAGGAAGGAAGATTACCTTGTACCTATGAGAGGGAGCGGAGTCAGCTGCTTTTCCCAAGACCCTGACGAGCCTGTATAAACCCTGCTTCATACCTCCCTCGGGGCCGACACAGCTTAGTCTGTCTCAGGCAGCCTGCACCcaggcattttaaataaattttccttttggaacataccAGCTTTGTGTTTTCAGTTCGGCTCTCCCCAGTGCCCACCCATAGACCCGGGAAGGTGTTTAGCCTGTCAGCTATCTTATACTGGATAAGGCCGTCCTGCTGAGTTCTCTCCAGGCCTGTCCTAGTCAGGGGTTTACAGTGACCTGCCAGCTGCCAAGAGAAGCTAAAAGGAGGCTTTCCCCTTCCCCACGGCTGTCTTCCATTCGGTACAAGGGCTCTAGCCTGTCAGCTCTCCCATATGGGATAAGGCAGTCCAGCTCGCGTTCTCTCCAGGTCTGATCTAGCTGAGGGGGTGTACACCGACCTGCTAGTTGCCAAGGGAGACTGAAAATAGGCTTTACCCCTTCCCAGTGGACTGGCTCCcagtttcaatctttttttttttttttttgtatttttctgaagttggaaacagggaggcagtcagacagactcctgcatgcgcccgaccgggatccacccggcatgcccactagggggcgatgctctacccatctggagcgttgctctattgcaacctaagccattctagcacctgaggcagaggccatagagccacccccagcgccctggccaactctgctccaatggagccctagctgcaagaggggaagagagagacagagagaaaggagagggggaggggtggagaagcagatgggcacttctcctgtgtgccctggccgggaatcaaacccgggactcctgcacgccaggccaacgctctaccactgacccaaccggctagggctagtTTCAACCTTTTAATCTCTACTCTCAAACTGCTTACAACTTTGCATAAAGGGCTCATTAGTACCTAGTAATAAATGCTCCATCCCCGTACACAGCATAAATTTTAATGTCTCCCCTTTGGGGGAAGGAGGTTAAAATACCCACTTTTGGAGACACCCCAAAGGTGGTCTGGCATTTTGGTACAGAAAGGATTCAGTCCAATCTCTTGCTGGCATAGGATACCAAAAGGCACATAAAGTTGGTTCAGCTACTCTAGGTTGGGGAAGAGGGTAACAGGAAGATGGTCTaggacagatgggcagagcacaggtGTGGCCTCAAGTTCTTGTGGACAGAGGTAGTTGGTCCTGGGAGGATGCTGGGGCAGCTGAGGGCAGCCTGAGGCTCAGGCTGGGTAGAGGCTGCTGCGGTGGCCTTCGTCTGCCCAGTCCACCAGCTCATCGCTCTGGAACCACAGCTGGATCTCCCTCTGGGCCCCCTCCACGGAGTCACTGGCGTGGATGATGTTCCTGTGCCAGGTGACAGGTAGCAGAGGTAAGGCACAGGCTTCAACATGCATCGTGGGGTCCTGGGAACGGTTTGCTGATTCCCTACTGTCCAGAGGAGCAAGCCAGGTGATCAtgcagaagggaaaggaagaagaggggagctAGGAAACTGGGTTCCAGCCTGGCCTCCACACACCTCACGGACCAGCCCAGATGGTTACTGGGAGCCTCAGTATCCCACCAGTCCTCCCTGGAGGGGAGCTAGGAAACTGGGTTCCAGCCCGGCCTCCACATCTTAACCCACACCTCACGGACCAGCCCAGATGGTTACTGGGAGCCACAGTATCCCACCAGTCCTCCCTGGAGGGGAGCTAGGAAACTGGGTTCCAGCCTGGCCTCCACATCTTAACCCACAGCTCACGGACCAGCCCAGATGGTTACTGGGAGCCTCAATATCCCACCAGTCCTCCCTGGAGGTGTCTGGCAAGACAGAGTCAGATAACAGACAATGGTGGCAGAATACATACGCAACACACAGGGAGTGCTTTATCTCCCTGCGACCAGCAAACAATCAAGTGTGACGCCCCACCATCAAGTCTCTTCTGGCTTTACTTTTGCCCAGCAAGAAAACGTGCTCAAGAAAACGCGCCTGTGGCTGAATGTGCCAGGGCCCCTGTACCTGCTGATGTGGAAGCTGAAGTCTCCTCGAATGGTGCCGGGGGTAGCCTCAGCTGAGTCAGTGTGTCCTATCATGACCCTTGAGATACAGACCACATTAGGGCCTTCCCAGACCTGCAGCACAGAGATAAAGGTCGGGAGAAGTGGGGATCACCAAGGGCTCAGCAGCTTGGGCTCAGTCCAGGGCCCTCCACCCCTTCCACTAGGCCATACCATGGCCACCACGGGGCCAGAGCTCATGTAGCTGATGAGGGCTGGGTAGAAGGGCTTCCTCTGAAGGTCGTGGTAGTGCTCCGCAAGGACACTCTCTGGCGCCTGGGTGGCATTGGGGGAAGGAGTGAGAGGAGCCCCTGGAGAGGCAACCCCACTGTGCACTGCAGCAATGACTTTGCAGATAACACCTACATGGGCTAGCATGCCAAGCACAGCAGTGCAGGGCAGATaccacctctccacccctccccttcttcttccaaCAGGACACTCCTGAAGCAGAGCTGACAGGAAGGGCCAAGGTGCTGAGATCAGTGAGAAGCCCTCCCCCTAGTGCCCCGAGGGACACCCACAGGCCAAGAGCCCTGGTACCTGAAGCATCTTCATCCCCACCAGCTTGAAGCCCCTCCTCTCAAAACGCCGGATCACATCCCCAACAAGCCGCCGTTGCACCCCATCAGGCTTCACAGCCACCAGGGTTCGCTCCCGGGTCCAGGAGGGCCCTCCTTTAGAAGAGGAGGGGTCAGGGATGCTGTCTCACCCTTTCGCATCTCCCAACGTGCCAGGACCCAGCTGCCATCTGGGCTTCAGTGTCTGCCTCCACCAGAGTAGCGCTGGAGGAGAGCAGTGCAGTGCCCACAGCCAGGAACTGCCTGGCATGGTGCTGCCTGCCAGGAACAACTAGGGCACTGGGTTTCTGGGGTCTTCCAACCTTTCAGGGGGGCCACGGCGCCTTCTAGGCAGTAGCAGAAGCTGCCCATGATAGAGCTGGTGTGCCCTGAGAAGGCATCTTAGAGAGCCGGGAggccaggggaggcagagatgccGTCCTGGAAAGGAAGCACGACTCTTGACCTCACTTTTGACTCCTGTCCCTGGGGGTGATGGCACAAACATTGTCTGAACCCCCACCTGCCGCATCACCAGGGACCCAGTGTCCATCTTCAGGACCTAAGATGAATAGCAGGGAACCAGAAAGAAATGCAGTATGCTCTCCCCACCAGGTAGGCCATGAACAACAGGACAAAAGGGACCTGGGGAATGAGAAGGAAGGTAGAGGGGTTTCTGTCTGCAGGTGAGGGAACCTGCAGGGCTTCTCTTACACCTTACTGGCTAGGCAGGAATTCTGTGCTGCTGTGGGTTTCAAGGCAAAGAGCTTCCAGACCCAAGGAGAGCACAGCCAACCCCAACACAGCCAAGAAGACAGGAGGCTGTATCATGCCCCTAGAGCCCCATGTCACTTCTAGAATACATAAACCCTCAATATTGGGTCTGGGGTAAAATCTGCTTTTGAAAAGAGCCCAGAAGCTGGATATCCAGCAAAGTCCTTCAAAGACAGCACTGGTGGAGAAATGAGAGTAGGGTTGGGGGCATCCCATGGCCTACATCCCTTGGGGAATCTGCAGTTACCATTTCTCATCCGCAGGAGGAAAATTAACCAAAACCTGTGCTGTGAATGGCCTCCACATCCTTCAGAACCGAATGAGGCCCCCTGCCttgtttgttttccccaaacCCAGTGCCTAGGGACCTGCTGTCCAGCCTGGCCTTGGATGACAGCAGTTCACTCTTCGCAGCATTTGGAACATGATGACATTTGGCTCTCAGCAGGAGTGGAGGACCAGTTACAGATATGGGCCCCCAAACCCCAAACCCGTACAGGCCAAGCAGATCTTGGGCCTGCAGAAAACGCCCCAAGGACAGCAGTTCCGTAGGAGGAGTTTTTATCTGCAGAGGACTTCCCCCTCTGGAGCCCCAGGTCCACAGGGACCCACATCACCACCCACTAGGCCTCTGGTTTCCTTCTATTCCGGAGTCCTGGGGTCCCTCTGCCCTGAGACAACCTGGGTAGGTGGGCGACAGGCGTGGGGGGTTGGAGGGCAATGGGGAGGTGCAGGACCCCGGTTCGGCCTCGCCAGGAACCCGAGGCGCTGGCCGCTCCAGCCTTCGCCTTCGCGAACAGCCGCATCGCCCCCTCCTCCAACTCGCGGGGGTCTGCGCCCCAGCCCCTGAACTGCCCCTTACGCACGTGCGCCAATCAAGGCTGGGAGGTGCCTCCCGCCGAACCCCTCCTACGACTCACCCGAGCTGGCGCGCACCGGCAGGCTGGGGACCCgggcctgcgggccgcacaaCAGCCCCCGCAAAACGGCGCGCCCTAAGAGGCGGCTCATGGCGCCCGACCCGCGGGCGCTGGCAAAACCCTCGAGGAGCGAGCCGGACTATACAGCTCCGcgggagggaagaaaaggaggaggggcagaggggctgAGAGGGAAAAGGGGCGGAGGAATgggcaaagaaagaaaggaggggaggagggaaagagaagggggagagaggcaaGGGGAGGGTGGCAGAGGGGGATACgaaggggaataaagagggacaaatatggtggcagaaaaagatttgactttggatgttgggtacacaatacaatcaacagttcatatgcaacagaaatgttgacctgaaacctatgaactcttagtcaatgtcaccccattaagtttaattttcttttttctttttttaagatttattgacttcagggagaggagaaagagaatggcTGGGGGTACGAGcgggaagaatcaactcatagttactgtACATGCAagagtttctctgcctcccttgctctcactaaataaatgaagtctttgtaccctgaccaggtgatggcacagtggacagagcattgacctgggatgctgaggacccaggtttgaaaccctagggttgctgacttgaatgtggcatcatagacatgaccccatggttgatggcttgagcccaaaggtcgctagcctGAAGcccttgagcccaatgttgctggcttgaacaaggggtcaatgACTTGGCCGAAGCctcctgatcaagacacatatgagaaggaatcagtgaacaactaaagtgactcaactacaagttgatgctcatctctctcccttcctgtctttctctctgtctctctctctctcataccaaGGGCACCCCATTGCCTAGCCACCATGATGACCATGGGCCCTGCTGAGTCTTTTTATGTCACTCTTCAGAGGGGtacagaaagaaggggaagagccTCTGACTGGTGACTTCCCAACACCATCACACCACACGAGCTGACCAAAGACGAAGAATGAGAAGGAAAGGTCTACTCAGAGCTTCAGTTTCATTTGAAGAGGAAAGTGTATGGGCAACTGGTAAGAgagtaaaatggtacaaccacctAGAAGAACAGGgggcagttttattttgttttttttttaattattttttattgatttgagagaaagagagagacaggaaggtagagaaggagggaggagagacatgAAAAGCATTatcttgtagttgcgtcacttgagttgttcattgattgcttctcatatgtgccttgactaggaacgggggagtgggggtgagagagagagagaaacattaacttgtttgttgttccacttagttggtccatttagttgtgcactcatttgttgcttctcatatgcgcccttACTGGGATCCAACCCACAAACTGGGCACACTTGAATACAACTTTGTCCATtgaactacccagccaaggcctatctttattcttttgtttataatttaaaaaaaattatttattgcctgaccaggcgatggcacagtggataaagcctcgacttagaacaggggtagtcaacctttttacacttactgaccacttttgtatctctgttagtactgaaattttctaaccacccactggttccacagtaatggtgatttataatgtagggaagtaactttataaaatttataaagcagagttacagcaagttaaagcatataataataattacttaccaagtagtttatgtcagatttttgctgtttggcagaataaatctttatagaacaacttactatagttaaatctatctttttatttatactttggttgctccgataccgcccaccatgaaagttggaatgcccactagtgggcggtagggaccaggttaactgtCACTGGCTTAGaacatggaggacctaggtttgaaatcccaaggtcgctggctttagttTAGGATgatagagatgaccccatggccactggcttgagcccaaaggtcgctggcttgattgagcccaaggttgctggcttgagtaaggggtcactggctgggctgtaGCTCCTCGCCCctgttaagacacatatgagaaagcagtcaatgaacaactaaggtgctgaaatgaagaattgatgattcttatctctcccttcctgtctgtccctgtttctctctcttgctaaaaaaaattattaattgattttagagaaatagagaaaagaagaaaagagagagagagagggaaaagcattcatttgctacttcactcatttattcattcattggttgattcttgtgtgtgtcctgatggggaaTCCAGCCCACACCTTTAGAGTATTGCgaggatgttctaaccaactgaggtactcGACCAGGTATGTATAGCTGTTTTtaattagttgttttgttttgtttttttaagattttgactGAATTTAGGAGATAGGGGAGGAGtagcgggaagtatcaacttgtgcttctcctatgtgccttgaatcagcgacctcagcattccaggttgacactctatccactgtgtcaccaccggttaaagactttctttttttttttattttctttttttttagcaagagagtaagagacagagagacagaaggacaaacaaacaggaagggagagagacgagaagcatcagttcttcgtttcagcaccttagttgttcactggttgctttctttttttttttttttttttttttttcatttttctgaagctggaaacagggagagacagtcagacagactcccgcatgcgcccgaccgggatccacccggcacgcccaccaggggtgacgctttgcccaccagggggcgatgctctgcccatcctgggcatcgccatgttgcgaccagagccactctagcgcctggggcagaggccacagagccatccccagcgcccgggccatctttgctccaatggagccttggctgcgggaggggacgagagagacagagaggaaagcgtggcggaggggtggagaagcaaatgggcgcttctcctgtgtgccctggccgggaatcgaacccgggtcctccgcacgctaggccaacgctctaccgctgagccaaccggccagggccctctggttgctttcttatatgtgccttgaccagggcaggggACTTCAGccaagttagtgaccccttgctcaagccagcaacgttgggttcaagccagtgaccatggggtcatgtctatgattccacgctcaagtcagtgacctggcactcaagctggtgagtccacgctcaagcaggatgagcccacactcaagctggataagtcCACACTCAAGGCGGTGACCTCAAGTTTTCTAACCTGGGCCCTCtacgtcccaggctgatgctctatccactgcaccactgcctgttcaggcaaaGACTTTTTGATCAGTTTTAGCCagaaataggaagagagagagagagaagtacttattttttgttccactaGTTGTGCtgcttcctctatgtgccttgttgatcaaacttgcaaccttggcatttgggGATGACAGGttgacactcgaaccaactgagctaactggccaggattacacagagtttgtttgtttgttttaagagagagacagacagcctcactaggcaatggcacagtgggtagagcgtcagactgggatgcagaagacccaggttcaaaaactcgaggtctccagcttgagcatgggcactctgtctgtccctatctgtctctctctctctgtctctgtcactcacacacacacacacacacacacacacacacacaaagagagagagaaagggagagaaatgagaagcatcaactcatagttgcagcatttttacttgttcattgattgtttcttatatgtgccttgactgggggctcagtCCCAACCAGTGAgccattgctcaaaccagcaaccttgggcttcaggccagcaacccttgggctcaagccagtgactctgtgctcaagttagtgaggctgtgctcaagctggataatact
Proteins encoded in this region:
- the NME4 gene encoding nucleoside diphosphate kinase, mitochondrial isoform X2 → MSRLLGRAVLRGLLCGPQARVPSLPVRASSGGPSWTRERTLVAVKPDGVQRRLVGDVIRRFERRGFKLVGMKMLQAPESVLAEHYHDLQRKPFYPALISYMSSGPVVAMVWEGPNVVCISRVMIGHTDSAEATPGTIRGDFSFHISRESANRSQDPTMHVEACALPLLPVTWHRNIIHASDSVEGAQREIQLWFQSDELVDWADEGHRSSLYPA
- the NME4 gene encoding nucleoside diphosphate kinase, mitochondrial isoform X1, translating into MSRLLGRAVLRGLLCGPQARVPSLPVRASSGGPSWTRERTLVAVKPDGVQRRLVGDVIRRFERRGFKLVGMKMLQAPESVLAEHYHDLQRKPFYPALISYMSSGPVVAMVWEGPNVVCISRVMIGHTDSAEATPGTIRGDFSFHISSRESANRSQDPTMHVEACALPLLPVTWHRNIIHASDSVEGAQREIQLWFQSDELVDWADEGHRSSLYPA
- the NME4 gene encoding nucleoside diphosphate kinase, mitochondrial isoform X3, yielding MSRLLGRAVLRGLLCGPQARVPSLPVRASSGGPSWTRERTLVAVKPDGVQRRLVGDVIRRFERRGFKLVGMKMLQAPESVLAEHYHDLQRKPFYPALISYMSSGPVVAMVWEGPNVVCISRVMIGHTDSAEATPGTIRGDFSFHISRNIIHASDSVEGAQREIQLWFQSDELVDWADEGHRSSLYPA
- the NME4 gene encoding nucleoside diphosphate kinase, mitochondrial isoform X5, whose protein sequence is MSRLLGRAVLRGLLCGPQARVPSLPVRASSGGPSWTRERTLVAVKPDGVQRRLVGDVIRRFERRGFKLVGMKMLQVWEGPNVVCISRVMIGHTDSAEATPGTIRGDFSFHISRNIIHASDSVEGAQREIQLWFQSDELVDWADEGHRSSLYPA
- the NME4 gene encoding nucleoside diphosphate kinase, mitochondrial isoform X4; this translates as MSRLLGRAVLRGLLCGPQARVPSLPVRASSGGPSWTRERTLVAVKPDGVQRRLVGDVIRRFERRGFKLVGMKMLQVWEGPNVVCISRVMIGHTDSAEATPGTIRGDFSFHISSRESANRSQDPTMHVEACALPLLPVTWHRNIIHASDSVEGAQREIQLWFQSDELVDWADEGHRSSLYPA